Proteins encoded in a region of the Gemmatimonadaceae bacterium genome:
- a CDS encoding response regulator transcription factor translates to MRVLFAEDDRQLRESVARGLREASYVVDLAANGTDALALAREHSYDAVILDILMAGASGLEVCKAIRADGSSVPILMLTALDAIEQRITGLDAGADDYLTKPFDFGELLARLRALTRRRGEVLAPELVIGDLVIDTTRHEVRRGARVIALTTKEFTFLHHLARHAGRVVSRAELMEHVWEDRSNAYSNIIDVYASRLRRKLEEGDETPLVVTLRGTGFMLNVPGESARRDRARG, encoded by the coding sequence GTGCGCGTCCTGTTCGCCGAGGATGACCGTCAGTTGCGAGAGTCCGTCGCCCGCGGGCTGCGCGAGGCGTCGTATGTCGTCGACCTGGCCGCCAATGGGACCGACGCGCTGGCGCTGGCGCGCGAACACAGCTACGACGCCGTCATTCTCGACATCCTCATGGCGGGGGCGAGCGGGCTCGAGGTGTGCAAGGCGATCCGGGCCGATGGAAGCTCGGTCCCCATCCTCATGCTCACGGCACTCGACGCGATCGAGCAGCGCATCACGGGGCTCGACGCAGGCGCCGACGACTACCTCACGAAGCCGTTCGACTTCGGTGAGCTGCTGGCGCGCCTGCGCGCCCTCACGCGACGGCGCGGCGAGGTGCTCGCCCCCGAGCTGGTGATCGGCGACCTCGTGATCGACACGACGCGGCATGAAGTTCGGCGCGGCGCGCGCGTGATCGCACTCACGACAAAGGAGTTCACCTTCCTGCACCACCTCGCGCGCCACGCCGGGCGCGTGGTGAGTCGCGCCGAGCTGATGGAGCACGTGTGGGAAGACCGGAGCAACGCGTACTCCAACATCATCGACGTCTACGCCAGCCGGCTGCGCCGCAAGCTGGAGGAAGGCGACGAGACGCCGCTGGTGGTGACGCTGCGCGGGACGGGGTTCATGCTCAACGTTCCGGGTGAGTCGGCGCGGCGCGATCGCGCGCGCGGCTGA